In a single window of the Streptomyces sp. HUAS ZL42 genome:
- a CDS encoding SpoIIE family protein phosphatase yields MKDVGSVRTAVVREDESNPGAFQASASIVQAGFFCWEIATGEVSCDPLTLALHGMPENGPSDISSFLAAVHESDLADVRDALGVIAESCGNYQIEYRVTSEDGRNRSLEARGRVLPGADGLPARMVGVVMDTTAVHERHEAERRRLYERATRDRWMRELTAALAAAVTVKDIMAAAQAGLHTFGADALAVIAPDGKRLSVVASCADDEQGEDSLRVLDATARTLVEESLDRKAPVLVGSADALITGYPHLPPLARSAPQAWAALPLEDSRGRVSSCLVSFPEPQEFLPEERALLVAAVGLLAQSLERAGMYESEHALATELQRGMLPRGPLTVPGVTIAARYQAATSGMWIGGDWYDAISLPDGGVALVIGDVQGHSVHAASLMGRLRTAVHAYANEGHPPAAVLERTNRLLAELNSDPDRALFATCCYIALNPSDGTLRVCRAGHPPPALITPRKPPRLLEVPGGLPLGIDREQRYPTTRMRIAPGSVLALTTDGLLEAVNKDIDQGIERFLRGLRGAPTADLETVVDDLLASTQKAHGLGDDVALLLARLNRPGRRS; encoded by the coding sequence GTGAAAGACGTCGGGTCGGTGCGTACTGCCGTAGTCCGGGAAGACGAGTCCAATCCCGGCGCCTTCCAGGCCAGCGCGAGCATCGTGCAGGCGGGCTTCTTCTGCTGGGAGATCGCCACGGGCGAGGTGAGCTGCGATCCGCTCACTCTCGCGCTGCACGGCATGCCCGAGAACGGCCCGTCGGACATCTCGAGTTTCCTGGCCGCAGTGCACGAGTCCGATCTGGCCGATGTGCGCGATGCCCTGGGAGTGATAGCGGAGTCCTGCGGCAACTACCAGATCGAGTACCGCGTCACCTCCGAGGACGGCCGGAACCGGTCCCTGGAGGCCCGGGGCCGCGTACTGCCCGGCGCCGACGGGCTGCCGGCCCGCATGGTCGGAGTGGTCATGGACACCACGGCCGTCCATGAACGCCACGAGGCGGAGCGACGGCGGTTGTACGAGCGCGCCACCCGTGACCGCTGGATGCGGGAGCTGACCGCGGCTCTGGCCGCCGCGGTGACGGTCAAGGACATCATGGCCGCCGCGCAGGCGGGATTGCATACGTTCGGAGCGGACGCACTGGCGGTGATCGCCCCGGATGGAAAGCGGTTGAGCGTCGTCGCCTCGTGCGCCGACGACGAGCAGGGTGAGGACTCCCTGCGAGTCCTCGACGCGACGGCCCGCACACTCGTGGAGGAGTCACTCGACCGTAAGGCGCCCGTTCTCGTCGGCTCCGCGGACGCACTGATCACCGGTTATCCGCATCTGCCGCCACTCGCGCGCTCGGCCCCGCAGGCGTGGGCGGCACTGCCGCTCGAGGACTCGCGCGGCCGCGTCAGTTCCTGCCTCGTCAGTTTCCCTGAGCCGCAGGAGTTCCTGCCCGAGGAGCGGGCCCTCCTGGTCGCCGCCGTCGGACTGCTCGCCCAGTCACTGGAGCGAGCCGGCATGTACGAGTCGGAACACGCACTCGCCACCGAGCTCCAGCGTGGCATGCTGCCGCGCGGGCCGCTCACGGTGCCGGGTGTGACCATCGCCGCCCGCTACCAGGCCGCCACCTCCGGCATGTGGATCGGTGGCGACTGGTACGACGCCATCAGCCTGCCCGACGGCGGGGTGGCTCTGGTCATAGGAGATGTGCAGGGACACAGCGTTCACGCCGCGTCTCTCATGGGGCGGCTGCGTACCGCCGTGCATGCCTACGCGAACGAAGGACACCCGCCCGCGGCCGTCCTGGAACGCACCAACCGCCTGCTGGCCGAGCTGAACTCCGACCCGGACAGGGCCCTGTTCGCCACATGCTGCTACATCGCGCTCAACCCCTCCGACGGAACGCTCCGGGTGTGCCGGGCGGGTCATCCGCCCCCGGCGCTGATCACGCCCCGCAAGCCGCCGCGCCTCCTGGAGGTCCCCGGCGGTCTCCCTCTGGGGATCGACCGGGAGCAGCGGTACCCGACCACCCGCATGCGCATCGCTCCGGGCAGCGTGCTCGCGCTGACCACCGACGGTCTGCTCGAGGCCGTGAACAAGGACATCGACCAGGGCATCGAGAGGTTTCTCCGGGGTCTGCGAGGCGCTCCCACGGCGGACCTGGAGACCGTCGTCGACGACCTCCTCGCCAGTACGCAGAAGGCTCACGGCCTGGGCGACGACGTCGCTCTGCTCCTGGCTCGTCTGAACCGGCCCGGGCGCCGCAGCTGA
- a CDS encoding tetratricopeptide repeat protein — MPEKRPSRKQLNRLRRRTGFIGRQNELTGFRENFAQDPDSATSTFQYLFHIHGDGGVGKTSLVQQWVAVAREFGAATVYLDDGVHSAVEAMEAISAQLGHQGMALKGFDRMLTTYRQRRHEAETPLGTAMPADAGGAGQQPAASASSTVMAQAGLAGLGMVPGLGAVAGAMDPQQVAQGADRLRAVLSARFRNHDDVQLVMSPVRVLTPVFLEGLAEAAERWPWVVLFLDVYEQTGPVLDEWLSDLLVSPDKYPDLPTNVVVVLSGRGRLSARYWADSLDLVAQVPLEVFTEDEARRLLAARGVTNEDVIEVVLQLSGRLPLMVDLLAQTSPQDPRDVGDLSGTAVDRFLQWITDPHRHAAALACALPLQLDEDVYRATVPDAAADEYAWLRGLPFVSTQAGFCRYHDVVRSSMLRLQRTQSPSRWQQQHTGLADIHRRRREALEATLPTDAYELWDDSTWREHRLNETYHRLCADPHQLRAALADAIHACDQGPAALRRMAQTLSQAGHDSGTEALLDWARRLTPPTDLDDDTALVAALTRLSTAPELTVADRALALTVRGREHRNAERYAQALDDYAAALALDADLARAHYGRGETYRLMGRHEEALPHLARAMELAPEDAEYVGTRGQAHLGLRRYAEALADLTRAIELDDTLVWAFGARGITHRLMERNKDALADFTRAVELDDTFAWTFGNRGVTHRLMGHHEEALRDLTRALELDGTLDWAIAERGAVHRLLERYEEALADLNRAVELDHNYTWALAERGKTHQAMEHYDDALADLNRAVELNSTYTWAFAERAITHRRAGNLADALTDFTRAIELDGTYAWAVANRGVTHRLMGHQEEALTDLTRAIELDDTLDWAFANRGVTHRVMRRLDEALADLDRAVELDDSYAWAIGNRGIAHQLMGHHEEALTDLTRAFALDNSLDWAIGARGVTYRLLDRYEEALADLDHALALDAGLDWALAERGKTHQSMEHYEESLADFTRAVELDDTFAWAIGNRGITHRLMGHHEEALTDLTRAIELDDTLHWALAERGVGHRLLERHEDALADLNRAIELNDTYEWALAERGRTHQATGDYEDALADLTRALELDDTYAWAVAQRGITHRLMGHHQDALTDLTRALELDDTLDWVLAERGLAHRLLGHHEDALADLTRALELDDTYAWAVAQRGITHRLMGHRQDALTDLTRALELDDTLDWVLAERGLAHRLLGHHEDALTDFVRALEDDPDDAWYHVEIAITLRLLGRPEEHGHWRTAVEMFTADSSAGGAAAAHARGNLLVIHCALARWTEAEEELDRFLACGPEQQRIREALDDLRDFQEALAMDRSRLAPLRDRLISACAPSRPAA, encoded by the coding sequence GTGCCCGAGAAGAGGCCTTCGCGGAAACAGCTGAACAGACTGCGCCGCCGGACCGGGTTCATCGGCCGGCAGAACGAACTGACCGGCTTCCGGGAGAACTTCGCGCAGGACCCGGACAGCGCCACCAGCACGTTCCAGTACCTGTTCCACATCCACGGCGACGGAGGCGTGGGCAAGACGTCGCTGGTGCAGCAGTGGGTCGCCGTGGCGCGGGAGTTCGGGGCGGCGACCGTGTACCTCGACGACGGCGTGCACAGCGCTGTCGAGGCCATGGAGGCGATCAGCGCCCAGCTGGGCCATCAGGGCATGGCTCTGAAGGGCTTCGACCGGATGCTGACGACCTATCGCCAGCGGCGGCACGAGGCCGAGACCCCGCTGGGCACCGCGATGCCGGCCGACGCGGGCGGCGCGGGACAGCAGCCGGCGGCGTCCGCGTCGAGCACCGTCATGGCGCAGGCCGGTCTCGCGGGTCTGGGCATGGTGCCGGGGCTGGGCGCGGTCGCCGGAGCGATGGACCCGCAGCAGGTGGCCCAGGGCGCCGACCGGTTGCGGGCGGTGCTCAGCGCCCGCTTCCGCAATCACGACGACGTACAGCTCGTCATGTCCCCCGTACGGGTCCTGACCCCGGTGTTCCTGGAGGGCCTGGCGGAGGCGGCCGAGCGGTGGCCCTGGGTGGTGCTGTTCCTCGACGTCTACGAACAGACCGGCCCGGTGCTCGACGAGTGGCTGAGCGACCTGCTGGTCAGCCCCGACAAATACCCGGACCTGCCGACCAACGTCGTCGTCGTGCTGTCCGGGCGCGGCCGGCTGAGCGCCCGGTACTGGGCGGACAGCCTCGATCTGGTGGCCCAGGTTCCGCTGGAGGTCTTCACCGAGGACGAGGCCCGGCGGCTGCTCGCCGCCCGGGGCGTCACGAACGAGGACGTCATCGAGGTCGTCCTGCAGTTGTCCGGACGGCTGCCGCTCATGGTGGACCTGCTCGCCCAGACCAGCCCCCAGGACCCGCGTGACGTCGGTGACCTGTCCGGTACGGCGGTCGACCGCTTCCTGCAGTGGATCACCGATCCGCACCGCCACGCCGCCGCTCTGGCCTGCGCCCTGCCGCTTCAGCTGGACGAGGACGTCTACCGCGCGACCGTGCCCGACGCGGCGGCCGACGAGTACGCGTGGCTGCGCGGGCTGCCGTTCGTCAGCACACAGGCGGGCTTCTGCCGCTATCACGACGTCGTCCGCTCCTCCATGCTCCGTCTGCAGCGCACCCAGTCCCCGTCACGCTGGCAGCAGCAGCACACCGGCCTGGCCGACATCCACCGCCGACGCCGCGAGGCGCTCGAAGCGACGCTGCCGACCGATGCGTACGAGCTGTGGGACGACAGCACCTGGCGCGAGCACCGGCTCAACGAGACCTACCATCGGCTCTGCGCCGATCCCCACCAGCTGCGCGCGGCCCTCGCCGACGCGATCCACGCCTGCGACCAGGGGCCCGCGGCCCTGCGCCGCATGGCTCAGACCCTGTCACAGGCAGGCCACGACAGCGGTACGGAAGCCCTCCTCGACTGGGCCCGGCGCCTCACCCCACCGACCGACCTCGACGACGACACCGCTCTGGTCGCCGCCCTGACCCGACTGTCCACCGCCCCCGAACTCACCGTCGCCGACCGTGCCCTGGCCCTCACCGTCCGCGGCCGCGAACACCGCAACGCCGAACGGTACGCCCAGGCCCTCGACGACTACGCCGCCGCCCTGGCCCTCGATGCCGACCTCGCCCGGGCCCACTACGGCCGCGGCGAGACGTACCGCCTGATGGGACGGCACGAGGAGGCGCTGCCCCACCTCGCCCGCGCCATGGAACTGGCACCCGAGGACGCCGAGTACGTCGGCACCCGCGGCCAGGCCCACCTGGGACTGCGGCGCTACGCGGAGGCGCTCGCCGACCTGACCCGAGCCATCGAACTCGACGACACCCTCGTCTGGGCCTTCGGCGCCCGCGGCATCACCCACCGCCTGATGGAGCGGAACAAGGACGCGCTGGCCGACTTCACCCGCGCCGTCGAACTCGACGACACCTTCGCGTGGACCTTCGGCAACCGAGGTGTCACGCACCGGCTGATGGGGCACCACGAGGAAGCCCTCCGCGACCTCACCCGTGCCCTCGAACTCGACGGCACCCTCGACTGGGCCATCGCCGAACGCGGCGCCGTTCACCGCCTCCTGGAGCGGTACGAGGAGGCGCTGGCGGACCTGAACCGTGCCGTCGAACTCGACCACAACTACACCTGGGCCCTCGCCGAACGTGGCAAGACCCACCAGGCCATGGAGCATTACGACGACGCCCTCGCCGACCTGAACCGCGCCGTCGAACTCAACAGCACGTACACCTGGGCCTTCGCCGAGCGCGCCATCACCCACCGGCGCGCGGGCAACCTCGCGGACGCGCTGACAGACTTCACCCGCGCCATCGAACTCGACGGCACCTATGCGTGGGCGGTCGCCAACAGGGGTGTCACCCACCGCCTCATGGGGCACCAGGAGGAAGCCCTCACCGACCTCACCCGCGCCATCGAACTCGACGACACCCTCGACTGGGCCTTCGCGAACCGCGGCGTCACGCACCGCGTCATGCGGCGCCTCGACGAGGCGCTGGCCGACCTTGACCGCGCCGTCGAACTGGACGACTCCTACGCCTGGGCCATCGGCAACCGCGGCATCGCCCACCAGCTCATGGGACATCACGAGGAAGCCCTCACCGACCTCACCCGCGCCTTCGCACTGGACAACAGCCTTGACTGGGCCATCGGCGCCCGCGGTGTCACGTACCGCCTCCTGGACCGGTACGAGGAGGCTCTCGCCGATCTGGATCACGCTCTCGCGCTCGACGCCGGCCTGGACTGGGCCCTCGCCGAACGCGGCAAGACCCACCAGTCCATGGAGCACTACGAGGAGTCCCTCGCCGACTTCACCCGCGCCGTCGAGCTCGACGACACCTTCGCCTGGGCCATCGGCAACCGCGGCATCACCCACCGCCTCATGGGACATCACGAGGAAGCCCTCACCGACCTCACCCGCGCCATCGAACTCGACGACACGCTGCACTGGGCCCTCGCCGAACGCGGCGTCGGTCACCGTCTCCTGGAACGCCACGAGGACGCCCTGGCCGACCTGAACCGCGCCATCGAACTCAACGACACCTACGAGTGGGCCCTCGCCGAACGCGGACGGACCCACCAGGCCACGGGCGACTACGAGGACGCCCTCGCGGACCTCACCCGCGCCCTCGAACTCGACGACACCTACGCCTGGGCCGTGGCCCAACGCGGCATCACCCACCGCCTCATGGGACACCACCAGGACGCCCTCACCGACCTCACCCGCGCCCTCGAACTCGACGACACCCTCGACTGGGTCCTCGCCGAACGCGGTCTCGCCCACCGCCTCCTGGGGCACCACGAGGACGCCCTCGCGGACCTCACCCGCGCCCTCGAACTCGACGACACCTACGCCTGGGCCGTGGCCCAACGCGGCATCACCCACCGCCTCATGGGACACCGCCAGGACGCCCTCACCGACCTCACCCGCGCCCTCGAACTCGACGACACCCTCGACTGGGTCCTCGCCGAACGCGGTCTCGCCCACCGCCTCCTGGGGCACCACGAGGACGCCCTGACGGACTTCGTCCGCGCCCTCGAAGACGATCCCGACGACGCCTGGTACCACGTCGAAATCGCCATCACCCTCAGGCTCCTCGGCCGCCCGGAGGAACACGGGCACTGGCGTACGGCCGTGGAGATGTTCACGGCCGACAGCTCAGCGGGAGGCGCCGCAGCGGCACACGCCCGGGGAAACCTCCTGGTGATCCACTGCGCTCTGGCCCGATGGACCGAGGCGGAGGAAGAGCTGGACCGCTTCCTGGCCTGCGGCCCCGAGCAGCAGCGCATCCGGGAGGCCCTGGACGACCTCAGGGACTTCCAGGAGGCGCTGGCCATGGACCGCTCCCGGCTCGCACCACTGCGCGACCGGCTGATCAGTGCGTGTGCTCCCTCCCGGCCGGCTGCTTGA
- a CDS encoding TIGR03936 family radical SAM-associated protein produces MQRIRLRYTKRGRLRFTSHRDFQRAFERALRRADVPMAYSAGFTPHPKVSYANAAPTGTGSEAEYLEIALTEARDPQKLRLLLDESLPAGLDVVEAVEARISGLADRLTASVWELRLDGVDPADADRAVGAFNAAESVEVQRLTKNGVRTFDARPAVVQLETHAQPADRPTDQPCAILRLVVRHVTPAVRPDDVLSGLRAVADLAPPVPAAVTRLAQGLFDEETGTVTDPLAPDREAAEALSTAALAAAATAPVPEGSA; encoded by the coding sequence GTGCAGCGCATCCGACTGCGCTACACCAAGCGCGGCCGCCTCCGGTTCACCAGCCACCGTGACTTTCAGCGCGCCTTCGAGCGTGCGCTGCGCCGCGCCGATGTACCGATGGCGTACTCGGCGGGGTTCACGCCGCATCCGAAGGTGTCGTACGCCAATGCCGCACCCACCGGCACGGGCAGTGAGGCGGAGTACCTGGAGATCGCGCTCACCGAGGCGCGCGATCCGCAGAAGCTCCGGCTTCTTCTCGACGAGTCGCTCCCCGCCGGGCTCGATGTCGTCGAGGCGGTCGAGGCCCGGATCTCCGGGCTCGCCGACCGTCTCACGGCTTCGGTCTGGGAGCTGCGGCTCGACGGAGTGGACCCGGCCGACGCCGACCGCGCGGTCGGCGCCTTCAATGCCGCCGAGTCCGTCGAGGTCCAGCGCCTGACCAAGAACGGCGTACGGACATTCGACGCCCGCCCGGCGGTCGTACAACTTGAAACACATGCTCAACCGGCTGATAGGCCGACCGACCAGCCCTGTGCGATACTGCGGCTGGTTGTTCGGCACGTGACGCCTGCCGTACGACCCGACGACGTCCTGTCCGGTCTCCGCGCCGTGGCCGACCTGGCGCCGCCGGTCCCCGCAGCGGTGACCAGGCTGGCGCAGGGGCTGTTCGATGAAGAGACCGGCACGGTGACCGACCCGCTCGCGCCCGACCGCGAGGCAGCGGAGGCCCTCTCGACGGCCGCTCTCGCTGCCGCCGCGACGGCGCCGGTGCCGGAAGGTTCCGCGTAG
- a CDS encoding Rne/Rng family ribonuclease, whose protein sequence is MLEPIEPTEGSELTTPSDTLPPRKRRRAASRPAGPPAATMAEGEEEKKTDESVEGFESLETPVVTAEVEETEEAEEIQEPEVAAAEAPAEEAAPAARTRRRATRRASAPAGAPVTAEAAETVVPAAAATEESAPAAEAPAEEAAPAARTRRRATRRTSAPSGAPVTAEAAESAETVVPTAEVAEVTEVAEIAEAAEASAGRTRRRATRRASAPAGAPKGAEIEQAAEAQVSAEPEPEPALTAAGEAEAPDSDDDAAPRRTRRRATRRVSAPAAGAAEETETAVPAAAQEETAETKVPAAVGAGAGEAEAAEAEGAAPRRRRRVARKAAAGFSEPPAQPVAPEAEEDQAPRRPARPAVAVFQAPVFTEPMFQTPERAAAAAAAEAAQEAPEPAEAEELPEEQSGSRRRRRRRGAGYGDEAEAAQVTEAAAEDENEEAEESAEDAGEGDESEDTGSRRRRRRGGRRRRRGESAETDAETGESLDAESEELAAEQAEQDAEDTAEQVEEDEEEGGADEAGGSSSSSRRRRRRRRRAGDTSVDTEPGDGDPERTVVKVREPRKAAEPSDEVQSIKGSTRLEAKKQRRREGREQGRRRVPIITEAEFLARREAVERVMVVRQNGDRTQIGVLEDGVLVEHYVNKEQSTSYVGNVYLGKVQNVLPSMEAAFIDIGKGRNAVLYAGEVNFEALGMANGPRRIESALKSGQSVLVQVTKDPIGHKGARLTSQVSLPGRYLVYVPEGSMTGISRKLPDTERARLKTILKKIVPEDAGVIVRTAAEGASEDELRRDVERLQAQWEDIRKKSKNGGSSNAPSLLYGEPDMTVRVVRDIFNEDFSKVVVSGEDAWETVHGYVSHVAPDLAERLSKWTSEVDVFATYRIDEQLAKALDRKVWLPSGGSLVIDRTEAMVVIDVNTGKFTGQGGNLEETVTRNNLEAAEEIVRQLRLRDLGGIIVIDFIDMVLESNRDLVLRRLLECLGRDRTKHQVAEVTSLGLVQMTRKRVGQGLLESFSETCVHCNGRGVIVHMDQPAAPGGGKRKKRGRGDGHVHEAVAAEIVEPVESGVTAEEEAETEAEIVAEVAEPVALAAPDFAPDEELYSSVAEAEAAATRGRTRRRASRRASAPAGAPKSGPGRQAAPAEVPTAQEVTAEAEAEQPVQPEEAVVAQAQPAAVEDPVVEAPAAEEAAPKGRTRRRATRKVSAPAGSPAGSEAAVVTVSESAAQAPEAPVEQPAAQPEPVAEAPAESAAPARPRRRAVRKATAPTASEETAVVVVPSAEVPEAPAESGAEAAESAESASAEAAAPAKKTAARKTAKKATAKKAATKKTAAKKTAAKKATAKKAAKTTKAAAKSTSKKTAAAQQTLPSVSATAED, encoded by the coding sequence ATGCTCGAGCCGATCGAACCCACCGAGGGTTCCGAACTGACCACACCCAGCGACACCCTGCCGCCGCGCAAGCGGCGCCGTGCCGCGTCCCGCCCTGCCGGTCCGCCGGCGGCCACCATGGCCGAGGGCGAGGAGGAGAAGAAGACCGACGAGAGTGTCGAGGGCTTCGAGAGCCTCGAGACTCCGGTCGTGACGGCCGAGGTCGAGGAGACCGAAGAGGCCGAGGAGATCCAGGAGCCCGAGGTGGCCGCCGCTGAGGCGCCTGCCGAGGAAGCCGCGCCCGCCGCTCGTACGCGTCGTCGTGCGACCCGCCGTGCGTCCGCGCCTGCCGGTGCTCCGGTGACGGCCGAGGCCGCCGAGACCGTCGTTCCCGCGGCTGCCGCCACGGAGGAGAGCGCGCCCGCCGCCGAGGCGCCTGCCGAGGAGGCCGCGCCCGCCGCTCGTACGCGTCGTCGTGCGACCCGCCGTACGTCCGCGCCCTCCGGTGCTCCGGTGACGGCCGAGGCCGCCGAGAGCGCCGAGACCGTCGTACCCACTGCCGAGGTGGCCGAGGTCACCGAAGTGGCTGAGATCGCCGAAGCCGCCGAGGCGTCCGCCGGTCGTACGCGCCGCCGTGCCACCCGCCGGGCGTCCGCGCCCGCCGGTGCGCCCAAGGGCGCCGAGATCGAGCAGGCCGCCGAGGCTCAGGTGAGCGCGGAGCCGGAGCCCGAGCCGGCCCTCACCGCGGCCGGTGAGGCCGAGGCCCCCGACTCCGACGACGATGCCGCTCCGCGTCGCACCCGTCGCCGCGCCACGCGTCGCGTGTCCGCTCCGGCCGCGGGTGCCGCCGAGGAGACGGAGACGGCTGTGCCCGCCGCTGCGCAGGAGGAGACCGCCGAGACGAAGGTCCCCGCTGCCGTGGGCGCGGGCGCCGGGGAAGCGGAGGCCGCCGAGGCCGAGGGTGCCGCCCCGCGTCGTCGCCGCCGTGTCGCCCGCAAGGCCGCCGCCGGGTTCTCCGAGCCGCCCGCGCAGCCCGTCGCGCCGGAGGCCGAGGAGGACCAGGCCCCGCGCCGGCCCGCGCGGCCCGCGGTCGCCGTGTTCCAGGCGCCCGTGTTCACCGAGCCGATGTTCCAGACGCCGGAGCGGGCCGCCGCCGCAGCCGCCGCCGAGGCGGCGCAGGAGGCGCCGGAGCCCGCCGAGGCCGAGGAGCTCCCGGAGGAGCAGTCCGGGTCGCGGCGTCGCCGCCGGCGCCGGGGTGCCGGGTACGGCGACGAGGCCGAGGCCGCCCAGGTGACCGAGGCCGCCGCCGAGGACGAGAACGAAGAGGCCGAGGAGTCGGCCGAGGACGCCGGCGAGGGTGACGAGAGCGAGGACACCGGCTCGCGCAGGCGCCGTCGGCGCGGTGGCCGCCGCCGTCGTCGCGGCGAGTCCGCCGAGACCGACGCCGAGACGGGCGAGTCCCTGGACGCCGAGTCCGAGGAGCTCGCCGCCGAGCAGGCCGAGCAGGACGCCGAGGACACCGCCGAGCAGGTCGAGGAGGACGAAGAGGAGGGCGGCGCCGACGAGGCCGGGGGCTCGTCCTCCAGCAGCCGTCGCCGCCGTCGGCGCCGTCGCCGTGCCGGTGACACCTCCGTCGACACCGAGCCGGGCGACGGCGACCCGGAGCGCACCGTCGTCAAGGTCCGCGAGCCGCGCAAGGCCGCCGAGCCGTCCGACGAAGTGCAGTCCATCAAGGGCTCCACGCGTCTCGAGGCCAAGAAGCAGCGCCGCAGGGAAGGCCGTGAGCAGGGCCGCCGGCGCGTTCCGATCATCACCGAGGCCGAGTTCCTGGCCCGCCGTGAGGCCGTCGAGCGAGTGATGGTCGTCCGGCAGAACGGCGACCGTACGCAGATCGGCGTCCTCGAGGACGGCGTGCTCGTCGAGCACTACGTCAACAAGGAGCAGTCGACCTCCTACGTCGGCAACGTGTACCTGGGCAAGGTGCAGAACGTGCTGCCGTCGATGGAGGCCGCCTTCATCGACATCGGCAAGGGGCGCAACGCCGTTCTCTACGCCGGTGAGGTCAACTTCGAGGCGCTGGGCATGGCCAACGGGCCGCGGCGCATCGAGTCCGCCCTGAAGTCCGGGCAGTCCGTGCTCGTCCAGGTCACCAAGGACCCGATCGGGCACAAGGGCGCGCGTCTGACCAGCCAGGTCTCCCTCCCCGGCCGCTACCTCGTGTACGTCCCCGAGGGCTCGATGACCGGTATCAGCCGCAAGCTGCCCGACACCGAGCGGGCGCGGCTGAAGACCATCCTCAAGAAGATCGTCCCCGAGGACGCGGGCGTCATCGTGCGCACCGCCGCCGAGGGCGCGAGCGAGGACGAGCTGCGCCGGGACGTCGAGCGGCTGCAGGCGCAGTGGGAGGACATCCGCAAGAAGTCCAAGAACGGCGGCAGCTCGAACGCACCGTCGCTGCTGTACGGCGAGCCGGACATGACCGTCCGGGTCGTTCGCGACATCTTCAACGAGGACTTCTCCAAGGTCGTCGTCAGCGGCGAGGACGCCTGGGAGACCGTCCACGGGTATGTCTCGCACGTCGCGCCGGACCTGGCCGAGCGGCTGTCCAAGTGGACCTCCGAGGTCGACGTCTTCGCCACGTACCGGATCGACGAGCAGCTCGCCAAGGCGCTGGACCGCAAGGTCTGGCTGCCCAGCGGCGGCTCGCTGGTGATCGACCGGACCGAGGCGATGGTCGTCATCGACGTCAACACCGGCAAGTTCACCGGTCAGGGCGGCAACCTCGAGGAGACCGTCACCAGGAACAACCTGGAGGCGGCCGAGGAGATCGTGCGCCAGCTGCGGCTGCGCGACCTCGGCGGCATCATCGTCATCGACTTCATCGACATGGTGCTGGAGTCCAACAGGGATCTCGTCCTGCGGCGCCTCCTCGAGTGCCTGGGCCGGGACCGTACGAAGCACCAGGTGGCCGAGGTCACCTCGCTGGGGCTCGTGCAGATGACCCGCAAGCGGGTCGGGCAGGGCCTGCTGGAGTCCTTCTCCGAGACCTGCGTGCACTGCAACGGCCGCGGTGTCATCGTCCACATGGACCAGCCGGCGGCTCCCGGTGGCGGCAAGCGCAAGAAGCGCGGGCGCGGCGACGGGCATGTCCACGAGGCCGTGGCCGCGGAGATCGTCGAGCCCGTCGAGTCCGGTGTGACCGCGGAGGAGGAGGCCGAGACCGAGGCCGAGATCGTCGCCGAGGTCGCCGAGCCGGTCGCTCTGGCGGCCCCCGACTTCGCGCCGGACGAGGAGCTGTACAGCAGCGTCGCGGAGGCCGAGGCCGCCGCCACCCGCGGTCGGACCCGGCGCCGGGCGAGCCGTCGTGCGTCGGCTCCGGCGGGTGCGCCGAAGAGCGGGCCCGGGAGGCAGGCGGCCCCCGCCGAGGTGCCGACCGCTCAGGAGGTCACCGCCGAGGCGGAGGCCGAGCAGCCGGTGCAGCCGGAGGAGGCCGTCGTCGCGCAGGCCCAGCCGGCCGCCGTCGAGGACCCGGTCGTCGAGGCCCCGGCCGCCGAGGAGGCCGCGCCCAAGGGCCGTACGCGTCGTCGTGCGACCCGGAAGGTGTCCGCTCCGGCAGGTTCCCCCGCGGGGTCGGAGGCCGCCGTGGTGACGGTGTCCGAGTCCGCGGCGCAGGCGCCCGAGGCTCCGGTGGAGCAGCCCGCGGCCCAGCCGGAGCCCGTGGCGGAGGCGCCGGCCGAGAGTGCCGCCCCGGCCCGTCCGCGGCGCCGCGCCGTGCGCAAGGCCACCGCGCCCACCGCGTCCGAGGAGACGGCCGTCGTGGTCGTCCCGTCGGCGGAGGTGCCGGAGGCCCCCGCGGAGTCCGGTGCCGAGGCCGCGGAGTCCGCCGAGTCCGCCAGTGCCGAGGCCGCGGCTCCGGCCAAGAAGACGGCCGCCCGCAAGACGGCCAAGAAGGCCACCGCGAAGAAGGCCGCGACCAAGAAGACCGCGGCCAAGAAGACGGCGGCGAAGAAGGCCACGGCCAAGAAGGCGGCGAAGACCACCAAGGCGGCCGCGAAGTCGACGTCGAAGAAGACCGCGGCGGCGCAGCAGACGCTGCCGTCCGTCTCGGCCACGGCGGAGGACTGA